The proteins below are encoded in one region of Streptomyces marianii:
- the mmpB gene encoding morphogenic membrane protein MmpB, with translation MLWSDPENEPPQEMRDMQAMLRRAGILLALAMIVAMFVVGLR, from the coding sequence ATGCTGTGGTCCGACCCGGAGAACGAACCTCCGCAGGAGATGCGCGACATGCAGGCGATGCTGCGCCGCGCCGGCATCCTGCTCGCGCTTGCCATGATCGTCGCGATGTTCGTCGTCGGACTGCGCTGA